GACGGCCGACTCGGCGTCGGAGAGCGTCTCGCACACCACCGCCCCCTTGCCTGCTGCCAGCCCCGAAGCCTTCACCACGATCGGTGCGCCGGCGCCGCGCACATGCGCGAGCGCCGGCTCCACCTCGCGGAAGGTCACGTGCGCGGCCGTGGGGACGCCGGCCTTCTCCATCAGGGCCTTCGCGTAGGCCTTGCTCGTCTCGATGCGGGCCGCCGCGGCGGTGGGTCCGAACGCGGGGACGCCGTGCTTGCGCAGGCGATCCACGAGGCCGTGCGCGAGCGGCGCTTCGGGGCCGACCACGGCCAGGTCGATCTGGTGGGCGGCCGCCCAGCCGGAGAGGGCCTCGACGTCCGTGGGTGCGAGCGTCAGCGCCTCGACCGACGGGCCCATCATGCCGCCGTTGGGCCGGGTGACCCAGAAGCGCGCGTCCGGCGCGTCACGGCCGAGCTTCCAGAGCAGCGCGTGCTCGCGCCCTCCGTTCCCGATGATCAGGATCCGCATGCGGGGGATCGGCTCCGGGGTGCGGTCGGCGTCGTCAGCGCCGCAGGTTGTCGAAGATGGACTCGCCCATCTTGCGGGCGGCGTCGGCCACGTCGTCCAGCAGGCCGCGCGCGCCTTCCGCGTAGGCCCGGGCGGCCTCGCGCAGGTCGCTGCGGTACTCCGGGTCGGGCTCGCCGCGGCGTGCGTACTGGCCGGCCAACACGCGCTCGTAGTGGCCGTCCTCGATCCAGGTGCGCAGCTCCGCGACGCGCAGCACGGGGAAGGGGTGGCTCTGGCCGAGCAGGTTCAGGATCTTGAAGACCGAGTCCGCGACGTCCTCCGATGTGCGGTACTCCTCCGCCTGCTGGATGAACTCGCCCAGGTTGGTCTCCTCGGGAGTGCCGGCACCCGCCATCCGCATGAGGGAGATCATGACGTCGTCGGGGTCCTGGATGGCCAGCAGACCCGCCCGGTCGCAGGAGAGCTCCGCCTTGCGGGACCACTCCAGCAAGCCGATCAACACCGCCCGCGCGGCGATTCCGACGATCGGGAAGCCCAGCTGCGCCAGCTGGAGCAACAGCACGGTCATCGTGCGATAGAGCACGTGGCCGCTCATGATGTGCCCGAGCTCGTGCCCCATCACGTACTGCAGCTGCCGGTCGTTCAGCAGCGTCTTCATCCCCGAGTTGAGGATGATGAAGGGCCGGTCCATTCCATAGGCGCCCGCGTTGACCACCGGCGTCTGCGAGATGAAGAGGTCGTACGGCTCCGGCGCGTCCAGCGTCTCGCACACCTCGAGGTAGAGCCGGTGGACGTGCGGGAACTGGCGGGGCGTGACCCGCACCGCGTTGGCCTGGAACGACAGACGTACCGGCTTCTCCCCGAAGATGCCGAAGAGCTTCTTGAGGACCAGGTCGAACACCGGCAGGCGCCGGAGCGCCGCCAGCGCCGCTCGATCCGCGGGGTGCTCCCAGGCACGCGACGAGATACCGGTCAGGATCCGGCGCGCATGGGCATCACCGCTGCCGTTGTGGATGTCCTCGTTCATGGGTTCTCCTCGCGAGTGGGTCGGAACGCTGGCGCCCCGTACGCCCCCGCGTCGAAGGCGGTTTCAGGTGCGGGAGAGGGCTTCGTCGAGGTCGTCGATCAGGTCCGCCGCGTCTTCGATGCCGACGGAGAGCCGGACCAGCGAGTCCGTGATGCCCATGGCCGCCCGACGCTCCGGGGGGACCGAGGCGTGGGTCATGCGCGACGGCACGTTGATCATGGACTCGACCCCCCCGAGACTTTCGGCCAGCTGGAAAAGGTGCGTGCCTCCGCAGAAGGCCGCCGTCGCCTCGGGAGTCGGGAGCTCGATCGACAGCATGCCGGCGTAGCCCCGCATCTGCGTGCGCGCCAGCGCGTGCTGCGGATGGGAGTCGAGCCCCGGATAGTGCACGCGGACCACCTTGGGATGCTCGGCCAGGTGCTCCGCGATCCGCTGCCCGTTCTCGTTGTGGCGGAGCATCCGGACCTCGAGCGTCTTGCAGCCGCGCAGGCAGAGCCAGGCGTCGAAGGGCCCTGGAACCGCGCCCGTGGACTTCCGCACGAAGCGCAGCTCCTCGGCGAGCGCGTCGTCGTTCACCACCAGCCCGCCGCCGATGACGTCCGAGTGCCCGTTGAGGTACTTGGTCGTGGAGTGCATCACCACGTCCGCACCCAGCGCCAGCGGGTTCTGGTTGTACGGGGAGGCGAACGTGTTGTCGACCATCAGGCGCGCGCCGGCGTCGTGCGCCACGTCGGCCAGCGCGGCGATGTCGGACAGACGCATGAGGGGGTTGGTGGGCGTCTCCACGTGGACCAGCCGGGTCGCCGGCGTCAGGGCGGCCCGCACGCGGTCCGGATCCCGGGTGTCGACGAAGGTGAATTCGATGCCCAGACGGGACAGCACGCGCATGAACATGCGGGTGGTGCCCCCGTAGGTGTTCTCCTCGCTGACCACATGGTCACCGGCGGAGAGGTTCTTGACGACCGCCTCGATGGAAGCCAGGCCGCTGGCGAAGGCGATGCCGTGGCGTCCCCCCTCCACCGCGGCCAGGGCGCGCTCCCACGCCTCCCGGGTCGGGTTCTGGACCCGGGCGTACTCGTAGCCCTCGCGCGGCTCGGCGATCCCTGTCTGGACGTACGTGGACGTCTGGAAGATGGGAGGGGCGATGGCGCCGGTGACGGGCTCGGGGGCCTGTCCGCCATGGATCGCCACCGTACCGAACCGGTGCGTTCCCGTGGAGTCCGTGCTCAACTGGAGGCTCGCTGTCTCGAGGATGGATAGGGCCGGAACCCCGCCGATCGTGGGCGCACGGAGGCGCCTCCGGCGCGGCACGGCGGTGCCCGAATGTATCGCGGGCCGGGGGACCGGGGCCACCGCCGTTGACCCTTCGTCCGCGCATGGCGAGCTTCTTGCACTTCCGCAGCGCGATCTCCTTGTCTCACAAGCGCTTTCCGGAAGGTGGACCCGAGCCCATGCCGATCCGATTCCCCCCCGACCTGATGGTGTCCGTCTCCGGGTTCCGCGGTCGGGTGGGACGCCCGTTGACCCCGGAGCTGGTGGGGGCATTGGCTGCCGGGTACGGCGCGTTCCTGCAGGGGGAGGGTTCCGGGAACCTCGTGCTGGTCGGCCGCGACTCACGGACCTCCGGACCCATGTTGTCCCGGGCGGCCATCGCAGGGCTCGTCTCGGTCGGGGCCCGCGTCGTGGACCTCGGCGTCGTGCCGACCCCCACCCTGATGCTGGCCGTGGAGGATGCCGGGGCCGCAGGCGGGATCGGGATCACCGCCAGCCACAACCCGGCGGAATGGAACGCGATGAAGTTCGCGGCCGGCGAGGGGGTCTTCCTCGACGGCGAGCGCATGGCCCGCTTCCAGCGCTTCCTGCAGGAGGAGGAGCCGGCCCGTGCCGCCTGGGATGCGCTGGCGCCCGTGGTCGACGACACCGGAGCCGCCGAGCGCCACCTCGCCCGCATCCTGGGCCTGCCGCTGCTGGACCTCGACGGGCTGCGGGCGCGTCGCTTCCGCGTGGCGCTGGACTGCGTCCGTGGCGCGGGCGCCACGATCATGCCGCAGCTGCTGCGTGCGCTCGGCACGTCGTTCGAGGCCATCCATCTGGAGCCCGACGGTCGCTTTCCCCGCGACCCGGAGCCGACCGCCGAGCACCTGGCGGAGCTGGGCGAGCTGGTGCGGCGCACCGGCGCCGACGTCGGGCTGGCGGTCGATCCGGACGTGGACCGTTTGTCCCTGGTGGACGAGAACGGCCGGCCGCTCGGGGAGGATCTGACCCTGGCGCTGGCCTCTGCCGTGGTGCTTCGACGCGATCCCGGAGTGGTGGTGACCAACCTCTCCACCTCGCAGGTGCTCGAGGACGTCGTCGAGGCGCACGGAGGGCGGGTGGTCCGCGCTCCCGTCGGTGAGATCAACGTGGCCCGGCGCATGCAGGCCGAGGGCGCGGTGGTGGGGGGGGAAGGAAACGGAGGCGTGATCCTCCCGGCGCTACACCTGACACGGGATGCACCGGTCGGCGCGGCGCTGATCCTCCAGCACCTGCTCGACGAAGGCATGACCCTCTCGGAGGCGGCCGCTCGCTGGCCCCGCTACGAGATCGTCAAGGAGAAGGTGGACTTTCCGCGGGAGGCGATCGGGCGCGCCTACGAGGCGCTCGAGGAGCGCTTCCCCGGAAGCGAAGCCGACCACGCCGATGGCTTGCGGCTGACCTGGTCGCGCAAGCGGGCGTGGCTGCACGTACGCCCGTCGGGAACGGAGCCGATCGTACGTCTGATCGCGGAAGCGGCGGACGAGAAGGGGGCGCGGGAGCTGGTCGAGCAAGCCCGCGCCATTCTAGAGGGAGTAGCCTGAAGCCTATGTGTGGGATCGTCGGATATATCGGACCGAAGCAGGCGGGATCCATCCTCATCGAGGGCATCCGCCGCCTCGAGTACCGGGGGTACGATTCGGCGGGCGTGACCATCCTGACGGACCGCGGCAGTCTCGCCACCATCAAGAAGCCCGGAAAGATCGCCGAGCTGGAGAAGGCGCTCGACGGCATCATGCCCCACGGCACGGCCGGGATCGCCCACACCCGCTGGGCCACGCACGGGCCGCCCAACCAGGTCAACGCCCATCCGCACGTGAGCCAGGGCGGGGACATCGCGTTGGTCCACAACGGCATCATCGAGAACGCGGACCTGCTGCGCACCAAGCTGGAGGAGCTCGGCTACGCCTTCACCTCCGACACGGACACCGAGGTCGTCGTCCACCTCATCGACGAGGCGTGGAAGTCCAACCCGTGTCTCGAGGACGCGGTGGCCGCCGCGCTGATGGAGATCGAAGGCGCCTACGGCCTGGCCGTCATCAGCTCGCGTGATCCCGACAAGCTGGTCGCGGCGCGCAAGGGCTCGCCGCTCCTGCTGGGCATCGGGGAGAGCGAAGGCGAGTACTTCATCGGCTCGGACGTCGCCGCCATCCTGGAGCACACGCGCAAGGTGGTCTACCTGAACGAGGGCGACTACGCCGTGGTGAGCCGGAGCGGATACGAGGTCTTCCACCTCGGGGAGGGGACCGTGCGCCGCTCCGTGCACCAGGTGGACTTCGACCTCTCCGCCATCGAGCGCGGTGGGTTCGAGCACTTCATGCTCAAGGAGATCTTCGAGCAACCCAACACCATCCGGGACGTCATGCGGGGCCGCCTCCTCGAGGAAGAGGGCACCGCGCGCCTGGGCGGTCTGGATGGCACCGAGAACACGCTGGACAAGATCAAGCGCATCGTCATCACGGCGTGCGGCACGAGCTGGCACGCGGGCTTGATCGGCGAATACATGCTCGAGGAGATGGCCGGTATCCCCGTCAAGGTGGAGTACGCCTCCGAGTTCCGCTACAAGAACCCGGTGGTCGATTCCAAGACGCTCGTGCTGGCCATCTCGCAGTCGGGTGAGACCGCGGATACGCTGGCCGCGCTGCGCGAGGCCCGCCGGCGCGGCGCGCAGACGATGGGCATCGTCAACGTGGTCGGATCCTCCATCGCCCGTGAGACCGACTTCGGCGTCTATCTGCACGCGGGGCCCGAGATCGGGGTCGCCTCCACAAAGGCGTTCACCAGCCAGATCGTGGCCATGGCGCTGTTCTCCCTGTTCCTGGGCCGACGCCGCACCATGTCCATCCTGCAGGGAAGGGAGTTCGTGCGGGCCTTGCGCGACCTTCCCGCGCAGATCGAGGAAGTGCTGGAGCTCAACGACGAGATCCGCAGTCTGGCCGAGGCCTACATGGGCTCGCGCAACTTCCTGTATCTGGGGCGCGGCTACCAGTTCCCGGTGGCCCTCGAAGGGGCGCTCAAGCTCAAGGAAGTGAGCTACATCCACGCGGAGGGCTACCCGGCCGCCGAGATGAAGCACGGGCCGATTGCGTTGATCGACGAGAACATGCCGGTCGTGGTGCTGGCGCCGAGCGACACCGTGTACGCGAAGGTCGTGTCCAACATCGAAGAGGTGAAAGCGCGCTCGGGTCGGGTCATCGCGGTGGTGAGCAACGGCAACCAGGAGCTGGCCCGCAAGGTGGACCACCTCATCCGGGTGCCGCAGAGCCATCCGTGCCTGCAGCCGGTGCTCACGACCATCCCGCTCCAGCTGCTGGCGTATCACGTGGCCATCCTGCGTGGGTGCGACGTGGATCAGCCGCGCAACCTGGCCAAGTCCGTCACGGTCGAGTGAGGGTCGTCCTGCAGCGGGTCTCCCGCGCGCAGGTCCGTTCCGAGGGCAGCTCGCTGGGGTCGATCGGGCCCGGGCTCCTGGTGCTCGTGGGCTTCACCGCCGGCGACGACGACGAGGCGCTCGCGTGGATGGCGGACAAGATCGTCGGGCTGCGGATTTTCCCGGACGACGAGGACCGGATGAACCGAGCCCTGGACGACGTGGGGGGCGAGCTGCTGGTGGTCTCGCAGTTCACGCTGTACGGCGACACGCGCAAGGGCCGGCGGCCTTCGTTCGTCGGAGCCGCAGACCCCGCCCTCGCCATCCCGCTGTACGAGCGATTCGTCGCGCTGCTCGAAGCGCGCGTGCCCGGCCGGGTCCACACCGGGCGCTTCGGCGCCGACATGGACGTGGAGCTGGTCAACCGCGGACCGGTCACGCTCATCCTGGAGCGCTGAGCCGGATCCCGCTGGCCGCTCCCCCGTGCATGCTGTAGGGTAGGGCCGAGCCCCGGTCCCTCGCTGCGAGCCCCCGTCGCCGCGTGACCCGCGGGTCGCCCCTCTGGCCCTGGAGTCGGTCGCTGTCCCTTCCACCCACCATCACGCCGCGGGCGCGCCGATCCACCCGGAGCCGCCCATGAGACGGCTCGTGCTGGCGTCGGCCTCTCCCCGCCGCGCCGACATCCTGCGCATGCTCGGGCTGGACTTCGATGTCCGCGTCACCGACGTCCCCGAGCGGCGTGAACCAGGGGAGCGACCCGTCGCGTACGTGGAGCGGTTGGCCCGGGAGAAGGCGACCGCCGCATCCGAGCCCGACGCCCGCGTGCTCGCCGGCGATACGGTGGTGGTGCTGGACGACACCGTCCTGGAGAAGCCGGTGGACGCCGCCGACGCCGAGGCGATGCTGCTCGCGCTCTCGGGGCGCGAGCACGTGGTGCTGACGGGCATGGCGCTCTCCGATCCCGGGTCGGGGTTGCACAGCCTGGTGGCCCAGGCCCACGTCCGCTTCCGGACCTTCGACGCGACGCTCGCGCGCCGCTACGTGCAGACCGGCGAGCCCATGGACAAGGCGGGCGCCTACGGGATCCAGAGCCGGGGCGCGGCGCTGATCGAGCGCATCGACGGCGACTTCTTCACGGTGATGGGCCTGTCGGTGGCGGGGTTGATGGCGCTCCTGGAGCGCGCCGGCGTCCCCTACCGCTTCGGGCCGCTCGGATGAGCGCGGCGCCGCCGGTGGTGGAGTGGGGCCCACGGCCGGGCACCGTGCGCCTCCTCGATCAGACCCTGCTACCGGCCGAGGTGCGCGTCCTCGACCTCACCGGGGCCGACGCCGTGGCGGAGGCCATCCGGACGCTGCGTGTCCGGGGCGCACCGGCCATCGGCGTGGCGGCGGCGCTGGGGCTCGTGGCCGGGATGGAGCGGTGGATCGAGGCCGGGGGCCACGGACTCGCGGAGGCGCGGAACGAGTGCGCGCGGCTGGCCGACCTCCTGTTCGCGACCCGACCCACGGGGCACGACCTGGGCACGGCGCTCGCTCGCCTGCGGGCCTGCGCGGCGGGACCGTTCGCCGACGCCGCCGGCCTGGTGACGGGGCTGCGGAGGGAGGCCGATCACATCCGCGACGACGATCGCCGTCGGTGCCGGGCGATCGGCGAGGCGGGCCAGGCGCTGCTCCCGCCCGAGGGGGAGGTGCGCGTGCTCACGCACTGCAACGCCGGCGCGCTGGCCACGGCCGGGATCGGCACGGCGCTCGCACCCCTCTACGTGGCGCGCGAGCGTGGGCGCACCGTGCGGGTCTGGGCGGACGAGACGCGGCCCGTCCTGCAGGGCGCGCGCCTTACCGCCTGGGAGCTGGCGCGGGCGGGCATCGAGGTCACCGTGATCGCGGACTCGATGGCGGCCGCGCTGATGGCCCGCGGCGCCGTTCAATTGGTGATCACCGGCGCCGATCGCATCGCGGCGAACGGCGACGTGGCCAACAAGATCGGAACGTATGCGCTGGCGCTGTTGGCGGCGCATCACGGTCTGCCGTTCTACGTGGCGGCCCCCTCGAGCACGATCGACCCGGCGTGTCCCGACGGCTCGGCGATCCCGGTCGAGGAGCGCGCGGCCGACGAGCTCCGGGACCTCGGCGCGCGCGGGCATCTCCCCGGGGAGGTCGGGGTCTGGAATCCGGCTTTCGACGTCACGCCGGCGCGGTACGTCACCGCCCTGGTGACGGAGGGCGGCGTGCTCCGACCGCCGTTCGCTCCCCGCCTCGCCGCGCTGGTCGGCCGATGAACGGGCCGGGGATTCGCGGGTAGTCGGGGCAACGCGGAGGAACCCCCATGCAGGACGCGATCCTCGCGATCGACGAAGGCACCACCGGCGTCACCTGTCTGGTGATCGCGGCCGACGGACGGACGGTCGCCCGTCACTACGCGGAGTTCACGCAGCACTTCCCCCGACCGGGGTGGGTGGAGCACGACGCCACCGAGATCTGGGACACCACGGCGCGTCTGGCCCGCGCGGCGCTCGCGGACGCCGATCGCGCGTCGGTGCGGCCGTG
Above is a window of Gemmatimonadota bacterium DNA encoding:
- the glmM gene encoding phosphoglucosamine mutase, yielding MPIRFPPDLMVSVSGFRGRVGRPLTPELVGALAAGYGAFLQGEGSGNLVLVGRDSRTSGPMLSRAAIAGLVSVGARVVDLGVVPTPTLMLAVEDAGAAGGIGITASHNPAEWNAMKFAAGEGVFLDGERMARFQRFLQEEEPARAAWDALAPVVDDTGAAERHLARILGLPLLDLDGLRARRFRVALDCVRGAGATIMPQLLRALGTSFEAIHLEPDGRFPRDPEPTAEHLAELGELVRRTGADVGLAVDPDVDRLSLVDENGRPLGEDLTLALASAVVLRRDPGVVVTNLSTSQVLEDVVEAHGGRVVRAPVGEINVARRMQAEGAVVGGEGNGGVILPALHLTRDAPVGAALILQHLLDEGMTLSEAAARWPRYEIVKEKVDFPREAIGRAYEALEERFPGSEADHADGLRLTWSRKRAWLHVRPSGTEPIVRLIAEAADEKGARELVEQARAILEGVA
- the mtnA gene encoding S-methyl-5-thioribose-1-phosphate isomerase — protein: MSAAPPVVEWGPRPGTVRLLDQTLLPAEVRVLDLTGADAVAEAIRTLRVRGAPAIGVAAALGLVAGMERWIEAGGHGLAEARNECARLADLLFATRPTGHDLGTALARLRACAAGPFADAAGLVTGLRREADHIRDDDRRRCRAIGEAGQALLPPEGEVRVLTHCNAGALATAGIGTALAPLYVARERGRTVRVWADETRPVLQGARLTAWELARAGIEVTVIADSMAAALMARGAVQLVITGADRIAANGDVANKIGTYALALLAAHHGLPFYVAAPSSTIDPACPDGSAIPVEERAADELRDLGARGHLPGEVGVWNPAFDVTPARYVTALVTEGGVLRPPFAPRLAALVGR
- a CDS encoding Maf family protein, which encodes MRRLVLASASPRRADILRMLGLDFDVRVTDVPERREPGERPVAYVERLAREKATAASEPDARVLAGDTVVVLDDTVLEKPVDAADAEAMLLALSGREHVVLTGMALSDPGSGLHSLVAQAHVRFRTFDATLARRYVQTGEPMDKAGAYGIQSRGAALIERIDGDFFTVMGLSVAGLMALLERAGVPYRFGPLG
- a CDS encoding M48 family metalloprotease — encoded protein: MNEDIHNGSGDAHARRILTGISSRAWEHPADRAALAALRRLPVFDLVLKKLFGIFGEKPVRLSFQANAVRVTPRQFPHVHRLYLEVCETLDAPEPYDLFISQTPVVNAGAYGMDRPFIILNSGMKTLLNDRQLQYVMGHELGHIMSGHVLYRTMTVLLLQLAQLGFPIVGIAARAVLIGLLEWSRKAELSCDRAGLLAIQDPDDVMISLMRMAGAGTPEETNLGEFIQQAEEYRTSEDVADSVFKILNLLGQSHPFPVLRVAELRTWIEDGHYERVLAGQYARRGEPDPEYRSDLREAARAYAEGARGLLDDVADAARKMGESIFDNLRR
- the dtd gene encoding D-aminoacyl-tRNA deacylase; its protein translation is MRVVLQRVSRAQVRSEGSSLGSIGPGLLVLVGFTAGDDDEALAWMADKIVGLRIFPDDEDRMNRALDDVGGELLVVSQFTLYGDTRKGRRPSFVGAADPALAIPLYERFVALLEARVPGRVHTGRFGADMDVELVNRGPVTLILER
- the glmS gene encoding glutamine--fructose-6-phosphate transaminase (isomerizing), whose translation is MCGIVGYIGPKQAGSILIEGIRRLEYRGYDSAGVTILTDRGSLATIKKPGKIAELEKALDGIMPHGTAGIAHTRWATHGPPNQVNAHPHVSQGGDIALVHNGIIENADLLRTKLEELGYAFTSDTDTEVVVHLIDEAWKSNPCLEDAVAAALMEIEGAYGLAVISSRDPDKLVAARKGSPLLLGIGESEGEYFIGSDVAAILEHTRKVVYLNEGDYAVVSRSGYEVFHLGEGTVRRSVHQVDFDLSAIERGGFEHFMLKEIFEQPNTIRDVMRGRLLEEEGTARLGGLDGTENTLDKIKRIVITACGTSWHAGLIGEYMLEEMAGIPVKVEYASEFRYKNPVVDSKTLVLAISQSGETADTLAALREARRRGAQTMGIVNVVGSSIARETDFGVYLHAGPEIGVASTKAFTSQIVAMALFSLFLGRRRTMSILQGREFVRALRDLPAQIEEVLELNDEIRSLAEAYMGSRNFLYLGRGYQFPVALEGALKLKEVSYIHAEGYPAAEMKHGPIALIDENMPVVVLAPSDTVYAKVVSNIEEVKARSGRVIAVVSNGNQELARKVDHLIRVPQSHPCLQPVLTTIPLQLLAYHVAILRGCDVDQPRNLAKSVTVE
- a CDS encoding cystathionine gamma-synthase, giving the protein MSTDSTGTHRFGTVAIHGGQAPEPVTGAIAPPIFQTSTYVQTGIAEPREGYEYARVQNPTREAWERALAAVEGGRHGIAFASGLASIEAVVKNLSAGDHVVSEENTYGGTTRMFMRVLSRLGIEFTFVDTRDPDRVRAALTPATRLVHVETPTNPLMRLSDIAALADVAHDAGARLMVDNTFASPYNQNPLALGADVVMHSTTKYLNGHSDVIGGGLVVNDDALAEELRFVRKSTGAVPGPFDAWLCLRGCKTLEVRMLRHNENGQRIAEHLAEHPKVVRVHYPGLDSHPQHALARTQMRGYAGMLSIELPTPEATAAFCGGTHLFQLAESLGGVESMINVPSRMTHASVPPERRAAMGITDSLVRLSVGIEDAADLIDDLDEALSRT